From a single Mycosarcoma maydis chromosome 14, whole genome shotgun sequence genomic region:
- a CDS encoding putative P-type ATPase (amino-phospholipid-translocase), giving the protein MDDYDDFVSPRGQQRAPRQPVQHDPFADFDTSQDSFGVHQQLQPSASGPSHVLVDADDPDLMGDDFHHLDADHRATASSQNQAYPPTASSRYASDPFAISTASFDHHDTAMGLDAPAPLGSHMQGSVESGLPLAASAQTPAGYQHAAYSTEGPFADAYAARHSFKSIEADDDESSPMDDPAYLPYSTPSGHASNAARRSASSRSAGRAVGLTSGTSRKPPRDGLTDGLKRSMRALKADVDTVLRRRRQQEKRSGDRIVQLNDPLSNDKSDFLDNYVSTSKYNVLTFVPKFRVEQFSKYANVFVLFTACIQQIPGVSPTNRWTTIVPMALVLLASAFKEIKEDIKRHQSDSELNARISHVLDPGTGWFEPRRWRHIRVGDIIRVENNEFFPADLVLLSSSEPEGLCYIETANLDGETNLKIKQASPDTAKLTSSSAASTLRGNLTSEQPNNSLYTFDATLNIQLSSTPGFSGTPMRKAPLSPEQLLLRGAQLRNTPWVYGLVVFTGHETKLMRNATAAPIKRTAVEKQVNVQILLLFILLLALSVASSIGAIVRNTAYASEMKYLLLNQEGKGKARQFVEDILTFVIAYNNLIPISLIVTVEVVKYQQAMLINSDLDMYYAPTDTPALCRTSSLVEELGQIDYIFSDKTGTLTKNEMEFKQASIGGISFTDVIDESKQGTGEIGPDGREIGGQRTWHELKAIMDGRTPDDGSSAVIDEFLTLLAVCHTVIPERKGDKVIFQASSPDEAALVAGAESLSYQFTTRKPRSVFVNIRGTEREWEILNVCEFNSTRKRMSTVVRCPDGKIKLYCKGADTVILARLSENQPFTDQTMIHLEDYATEGLRTLCIAMREVSEQEYRQWSKIYDQAAATIQGRSEALDKAAEMIEQNMFLLGATAIEDKLQDGVPDTIHTLQSAGIKIWVLTGDRQETAINIGLSCRLISESMNLVIINEDNLHDTAEVLNKRLTAIKNQRNTAGVEQEEMALVIDGKSLTFALEKELSKVFLELAVLCKAVICCRVSPLQKALVVKLVKKNMSSLLLAIGDGANDVSMIQAAHVGVGISGVEGLQAARSADVAISQFRYLRKLLLVHGSWSYARLSKMILYSFYKNITLYMTLFWYSFQNSFSGQVAFESWTLSFYNVIFTVLPPLVIGIFDQFLSARMLDRYPQLYGQVYFDKRRFWGWTANAFFHSLITYLFVTVIFWGSPQLTDGYASYSWIWGTTLFMVVLVTVLGKAALISDVWTKYTFAAIPGSLLFTIAFIAIYALIAPRLGFSKEYDGIVPRLYGLSDFWLAMLVVPTICLLRDLCWKYWKRTYTPESYHIVQEVQKYNLQDYRPRMDQFQKAIRKVRAVQRMRRTRGFAFSQTEGSADLIRKYDTTIAKASGQ; this is encoded by the coding sequence ATGGACGACTATGACGATTTCGTCAGCCCTCGCGGCCAACAACGCGCGCCTCGTCAACCCGTGCAACACGACCCGTttgccgactttgacaCTTCACAAGATAGCTTTGGCGTCCATCAGCAATTGCAACCATCCGCTTCCGGACCATCGCATGttctcgtcgatgcagacgacCCCGATCTGATGGGCGACGACTTCCACCACTTGGACGCCGATCATCGTGCCACCGCCTCGTCTCAAAACCAAGCCTATCCACCCACCGCCTCTTCACGCTATGCCTCCGATCCGTTTGCGATTTCAACTGCCTCGTTCGATCACCATGATACCGCCATGGGTCTTGATGCGCCCGCACCTCTAGGTTCCCATATGCAAGGCAGCGTCGAGTCCGGACTGCCTCTAGCTGCAAGCGCACAAACGCCAGCAGGCTACCAACACGCAGCCTACTCTACAGAAGGTCCCTTTGCCGATGCCTACGCCGCAAGACATAGCTTTAAGAGCATCGAagcggacgacgacgaatcCTCTCCCATGGATGACCCAGCATACCTCCCTTACAGCACTCCCTCGGGCCACGCTTCCaatgcagctcgtcgaagcgCTTCCAGCCGGTCAGCAGGAAGAGCTGTTGGTCTCACATCGGGCACCAGCCGCAAGCCTCCCCGTGACGGTCTTACGGATGGCCTCAAGAGGAGCATGAGAGCGCTCAAAGCTGACGTCGATACCGTCCTCCGTCGACGAAGACAGCAAGAGAAGCGCTCAGGCGACCGCATCGTACAGCTCAATGACCCCCTCTCGAACGACAAGAGCGATTTCCTCGACAACTACGTCAGTACATCCAAGTACAACGTGCTCACCTTTGTGCCCAAGTTCCGGGTCGAGCAATTTAGCAAGTACGCAAACGTCTTTGTCCTCTTCACTGCTTGCATTCAGCAGATCCCCGGTGTATCGCCCACCAATCGTTGGACCACCATCGTACCTATGGCActcgtcctcctcgctTCCGCTTTCAAAGAGATCAAAGAGGACATCAAAAGACATCAGTCTGATTCCGAGCTCAATGCGCGCATCTCGCACGTCCTCGATCCTGGCACCGGCTGGTTTGAGCCCAGAAGGTGGAGACATATTCGCGTCGGTGACATCATCCGCGTCGAGAACAACGAGTTCTTCCCAGCCGATCTGGTCCTTCTCTCCAGCTCCGAGCCTGAAGGTCTTTGCTACATTGAGACTGCCAACCTGGACGGAGAGACCAATCTTAAAATCAAACAGGCCTCGCCAGACACGGCCAAGctcacctcgtcgagcgccgcTTCCACCCTCCGTGGTAACCTCACTTCGGAACAGCCCAACAACAGTCTCTACACTTTTGATGCTACACTCAACAtccagctcagctcaacGCCCGGCTTCAGCGGCACACCTATGCGCAAGGCTCCGCTCAGCCCCGAGCAGCTCTTGCTTCGAGGCGCGCAGCTACGAAATACTCCGTGGGTCTACGGTCTGGTTGTCTTCACCGGTCACGAGACTAAGCTCATGCGAAATGCCACTGCAGCGCCTATCAAGCGAACTGCGGTGGAGAAACAGGTCAACGTGCAGATCCTGCTTCTCTTtatcttgctgcttgcgctctcGGTCGCTTCGTCAATCGGTGCTATCGTCCGCAACACTGCCTACGCCTCCGAAATGAAGTACCTCTTGCTCAACCAGGAgggcaaaggcaaagcaCGTCAGTTCGTAGAGGACATCCTCACTTTTGTTATCGCCTACAACAACTTGATCCCCATCTCACTCATCGTCACTGTCGAAGTGGTCAAGTATCAGCAGGCCATGCTCATCAACTCGGATCTCGACATGTACTATGCACCCACCGACACACCCGCCCTCTGTCGAACCAGTAGCTtggtcgaggagctcggtCAGATCGACTACATCTTCTCGGACAAGACCGGTACGCTCACTAAAAACGAGATGGAGTTCAAGCAGGCCAGTATCGGCGGAATCTCGTTCACCGACGtcatcgacgagagcaagcaaggcaCAGGCGAAATCGGGCCCGATGGAAGAGAGATCGGTGGTCAGAGGACGTGgcacgagctcaaggcgaTCATGGACGGTCGAACGCCAGatgacggcagcagcgccgtGATTGACGAGTTCCTCACTCTGCTCGCCGTCTGCCACACTGTGATCCCAGAGCGGAAGGGAGACAAGGTCATCTTCCAAGCATCCAGCCCGGACGAAGCAGCGCTCGTGGCGGGTGCAGAATCTCTCAGCTACCAATTCACCACACGCAAACCACGCTCGGTGTTTGTCAATATCCGCGGCACCGAGCGTGAATGGGAGATTCTCAACGTCTGCGAGTTTAACTCGACGCGAAAGCGAATGTCGACCGTGGTACGCTGTCCCGATggcaagatcaagctgTACTGCAAAGGAGCTGACACGGTCATCCTTGCCAGGCTGAGCGAGAACCAGCCTTTTACAGATCAGACCATGATTCATCTGGAAGATTACGCTACTGAAGGCTTGCGCACGCTGTGCATCGCCATGCGCGAGGtgagcgagcaagagtATCGACAATGGTCCAAGATCTacgatcaagcagctgctaCCATTCAAGGCCGAAGTGAAGCACTCGATAAAGCGGCCGAGATGATCGAGCAGAACATGTTTCTGCTTGGTGCAACTGCGATCGAAGACAAACTGCAGGACGGTGTACCGGATACGATCCATACTTTGCAATCGGCAGGCATCAAGATCTGGGTGTTGACGGGCGACCGCCAAGAAACGGCGATCAACATTGGTCTCTCTTGTCGGTTGATCAGTGAATCCATGAATCTGGTCATCATCAACGAGGACAACCTTCACGATACCGCTGAGGTGCTCAACAAGCGCCTGACAGCCATCAAGAACCAACGCAACACCGCGGGAGTAGAGCAGGAAGAGATGgcgctcgtcatcgacggCAAATCGCTCACGTTTGCTCTGGAAAAGGAGCTCTCCAAAGTGTTTCTGGAGCTTGCGGTGCTGTGCAAAGCGGTGATCTGCTGTCGAGTATCTCCGCTACAGAAGGCGCTGGTGGTGAAGCTGGTCAAGAAAAAcatgtcgtcgttgctgctcgccatTGGAGACGGCGCCAACGACGTTAGCATGATCCAGGCGGCGCACGTCGGAGTGGGCATCAGTGGTGTCGAGGGACTGCAAGCGGCGAGATCGGCTGACGTGGCCATTTCACAGTTCCGCTATCTGCGCAAACTGCTGCTGGTCCACGGAAGCTGGTCGTACGCGCGCTtgagcaagatgatccTCTACAGCTTTTACAAGAACATCACGCTATACATGACTCTGTTCTGGTACTCGTTCCAGAACTCCTTCTCTGGTCAGGTGGCATTCGAATCGTGGACGCTCTCATTCTACAACGTCATCTTCACCGTGCTTCCGCCACTGGTGATTGGAATCTTTGATCAGTTCCTATCGGCACGAATGCTGGATCGGTATCCGCAGCTGTACGGACAGGTGTACTTTGATAAACGTCGATTCTGGGGTTGGACGGCCAACGCGTTTTTCCACAGCCTGATCACTTATCTCTTTGTCACGGTGATTTTCTGGGGCTCACCGCAACTGACGGATGGGTATGCGAGCTACTCGTGGATATGGGGTACCACGCTGTTCATGGTGGTCTTGGTGACGGTGTTGGGTAAAGCTGCGTTGATCTCGGATGTATGGACCAAGTACACGTTTGCTGCTATCCCGGGCTCGCtcctattcacgattgcgtTCATTGCAATCTACGCGCTCATAGCGCCGCGTCTGGGCTTCTCAAAGGAGTACGACGGCATCGTTCCGCGGCTGTACGGTCTGAGCGATTTCTGGCTCGCCATGCTCGTAGTACCCACGATCTGCCTGCTCCGAGACTTGTGCTGGAAGTATTGGAAGCGCACCTATACGCCAGAGAGCTACCACATTGTCCAGGAGGTGCAGAAGTACAACCTCCAGGATTACAGGCCCAGAATGGACCAGTTCCAAAAAGCCATCAGGAAGGTCCGCGCCGTACAaaggatgaggaggacaAGGGGCTTTGCGTTCAGCCAGACAGAAGGAAGCGCCGATCTCATTCGAAAGTACGATACCACCATTGCAAAGGCTTCCGGCCAGTAG